Proteins from one Tenrec ecaudatus isolate mTenEca1 chromosome 8, mTenEca1.hap1, whole genome shotgun sequence genomic window:
- the TDRD15 gene encoding LOW QUALITY PROTEIN: tudor domain-containing protein 15 (The sequence of the model RefSeq protein was modified relative to this genomic sequence to represent the inferred CDS: inserted 18 bases in 15 codons; deleted 1 base in 1 codon; substituted 21 bases at 21 genomic stop codons), producing the protein MESASVLPTFSDMDLTIANVECLSKDILMKLQGRSNXCEFDYHTLXREMRYITKIKIIVDSDKLCXHERLSGEWRRGRAAERKGRGEGGPRRGRAAERKHGLYTVLLKDHAEELHVPRTQVASAHSSVFERQPRIVFGVFANLXEKXSSKALKYFKPLTGLQVKGYVQALXTSASVLLEVPTIITQVLDLQLGRLLDGDSFHLIVDIVNEFPQQVPDLLXFIIMPDLFIIRTWITTKXXRYFIDIQHVLDKLQPSLSVGSTEHINISSALDPSKFDCQLMKWISELEXYDIISQENPPTRERFGLLCXAKRRNGQWHRGVLQQLLPNDQAKNWSMDYGISEAIPSIYVMKLKXDFILVSLFSFPCCLTYLNNPDGDARTFQMSIFKQALLGXIIHAHIDWLNKSEDLYDVTFQAQXTSTCKLKTVGTQTCCPGSGLKIWKMLRWMSTXDVNRFAIGSCLGHIEQSTSPLLEKXILQVAFPINTLEMGREATXLTFVAYVLNPSNFWVHTNDHQKAFQEIMSDINKLYDLCEADELTLRGPGHGLFCCVXYSKDRHYYRAIITEINGYEINVVFVDYXNTVSIQNFYVQILLPEFHELPALAMCXALAHLFPLEDIWVRTAIDYXKNHFEENSFNQNYGKNDEKYIINIQSIEASENIDAVSLMLQPGYAEYWEVELENFPKSXEYSILNLKSKSKVNTTKVMSSFLEGPKYKICHSNKLEVNNLSLXKSPAGNLXSFRDPFLLTGRLGSVQPYKEGKXFCHSGPGDFSCQLQCKLKDLKLLMEQTQNYEYINSVPYQIGQIASVAKYSKDGRWYKAALLTQVLKQEVNVIFVDYGYQEEVLIKDICENDPNFLFLESETFRECLSYLVEVIRCEXSSWTRETCRKFGNFISSYRGLLTCIIHASVLVHPSXFCHLVDLRSPFXSVKEFLLNXGSVQCSTLSKSLSSSLSLXSYYDSSFNLSIGSEEYVYLAHTYSPSKFYCQLSRNDKDREMIETKIPEISNFEKCPKYDSNKTRLWIGGYLEDGLLXGMLEMAADXPFTFHGYFVNEQLAEENTSRAVSDELPEFLFTPMQASGXFLLDLRDVNSPAEXASWFEENFXGEAIKAVKLCRESAGQLGIAWYDGWQHINQKVKLLVHALGGKYYDRTDCVVEKGPNTSEDKQFAASLKGKIGNNHYCNKINKSGTVKYSEIKMDKLMSSTSIWCXLKPPVCYKMKHRSKLQKTNKPKPKL; encoded by the exons atggAGTCTGCATCTGTATTGCCAACATTTTCAGATATGGATCTGACAATAGCAAATGTAGAATGTCTTTCCAAGGATATTTTAATGAAACTTCAAGGCAGAAGCA ACTGTGAGTTTGATTACCACACATTATAGAGGGAAATGCGATacattacaaaaataaaaattattgtgGACTCTGATAAATTAT TTCACGAAAGACTATCTGGAGAATGGCGGAGAGGGAGGGCTGCGGAGAGGAAGGGCCGCGGAGAGGGAGGGCCGCGGAGAGGGAGGGCCGCGGAGAGGAAGCATGGACTTTACACAGTACTCCTCAAAGATCATGCAGAAGAACTACACGTTCCCAGGACACAGGTTGCGTCAGCGCATAGCAGTGTATTTGAGCGTCAACCACGGATAGTATTTGGTGTTTTTGCCAACT GAGAAAAGTGATCCTCTAAggctttaaaatatttcaagCCACTAACAGGATTACAAGTGAAAGGTTATGTACAAGCACT TACCTCGGCAAGTGTCCTTCTTGAAGTGCCAACAATTATAACCCAGGTTCTTGACTTACAATTAGGAAGACTTCTTGATGGTGACTCATTTCATCTTATTGTGGACATAGTAAATGAATTCCCTCAACAAGTGCCAGATTTATTATAGTTTATTATAATGCCAGATTTATTTATTATAAGGACCTGGATTACCACTAAATAGTAACGATACTTTATTGATATACAACATGTGCTGGATAAGTTGCAACCATCTTTGTCAGTAGGCAGtactgaacatataaatatatcatcTGCATTAGATCCCAGTAAATTTGACTGTCAGTTAATGAAATGGATCTCAGAGCTAGA TTATGACATTATCAGTCAAGAAAATCCTCCTACCAGGGAGAGGTTTGGACTACTTT ATGCCAAAAGGAGAAATGGACAGTGGCATAGAGGAGTTCTTCAGCAACTGTTGCCTAATGATCAAGCAAAAAATTGGTCTATGGATTATGGCATTAGTGAAGCTATACCCTCCATTTATGTAATGAAACTTAAATAGGATTTTATTTTagtatcattattttcatttccatGTTGTTTGACATATTTAAACAATCCAGATGGAGATGCAAGAACATTTCAAATGAGTATATTTAAACAAGCTTTGTTAGGATAAATCATTCATGCACATATTGATTGGCTCAATAAGAGTGAGGATTTATATGATGTGACATTTCAAGCTC TTACTTCTACGTGTAAGCTGAAGACGGTGGGCACACAAACGTGCTGTCCAGGGTCTGGTTTAAAAATCTGGAAGATGCTGAGATGGATGAGCACTTAAGATGTGAACAGATTTGCAATTGGAAGTTGTCTTGGACATATTGAACAATCAACAAGCCCTCTACTTGAGAA GATTTTGCAAGTAGCCTTTCCCATTAACACTCTAGAAATGGGGAGAGAGGCTACCTAACTAACTTTTGTAGCATATGTTTTAAACCCTTCCAATTTCTGGGTACATACTAATGATCATCAGAAGGCGTTTCAAGAAATAATGAGtgatataaataaattatatgatTTGTGTGAAGCTGATGAACTGACTCTAAGAGGTCCAGGACATGGCTTATTTTGTTGTGTTTGATACAGCAAGGACAGACATTATTACAGAGCTATTATCACTGAAATTAATGGTTATGAGATAAATGTGGTTTTTGTGGATT GGAATACCGTTTCCATACAAAATTTTTACGTGCAAATTTTGCTTCCAGAGTTTCATGAGTTGCCTGCCTTAGCTATGTGCTGAGCACTTGCACATTTATTTCCTCTTGAAGACATATGGGTGAGAACAGCAAttgattattaaaaaaatcattttgaagaAAATAGTTTTAATCAAAATTACGGAAAAAATGACGAGAAGTACATCATAAATATTCAGAGTATTGAAGCCTCAGAAAATATTGATGCTGTCTCCCTCATGTTACAACCAGGATATGCAGAATATTGGGAGGTGGAATTGGAAAATTTTCCCAAAT ATGAGTAttcaattttaaatttaaaatctaAAAGCAAAGTGAATACTACGAAAGTCATGTCTTCCTTTCTTGAAGGACCTAAATACAAAATATGCCATTCAAATAAATTAGAAGTAaataacttatctttgtgaaaatcCCCAGCTGGTAATT TTAGCTTTAGAGACCCCTTCCTTTTAACTGGAAGACTTGGGTCAGTCCAGCCTTATAAGGAAGGTAAGTGATTTTGTCACTCGGGACCAGGTGACTTTTCATGCCAGCTCCAATGTAAGTTAAAAGACCTGAAACTATTAATGGAACAAACTCAGAATTATGAATACATTAATTCTGTTCCTTATCAGATTGGGCAGATTGCTTCTGTTGCTAAGTATTCCAAAGATGGCAGGTGGTATAAGGCTGCTCTGTTGACTCAAGTATTAAAACAAGAAGTTAATGTAATATTTGTTGACTATGGTTACCAGGAAGAAGTTTTAATTAAAGATATTTGTGAAAATGAcccaaattttctt tttttagagagTGAAACTTTCAGAGAATGTCTTAGCTATTTAGTTGAAGTCATTAGGTGCGAATGATCTAGTTGGACAAGAGAAACATGCAGAAAGTTTGGGAATTTTATTTCCTCATACAGAGGGTTATTGACGTGTATCATTCATGCCTCAGTTCTTGTGCACCCTAGCTGATTTTGTCATTTAGTAGATTTACGATCTCCAT GTAGTGTGAAAGAATTTCTTCTTAATTGAGGCTCTGTACAGTGCAGCACACTATCAAAGTCCCTCTCGTCTTCATTGAGTCTGTAAAGTTACTATGATTCTTCCTTTAATCTAAGCATTGGAAGCGAAGAATATGTGTATCTAGCTCATACATATAGTCCCTCAAAATTTTATTGTCAGCTTAGTAGAAATGATAAAGATCGAGAGATGATAGAAACAAAAATACCAGAGATTAGCAACTTTGAAAAATGTCCAAAATATGATTCTAATAAAACAAGACTGTGGATAGGTGGGTATCTAGAGGATGGTCTCTTATAAGGAATGTTAGAAATGGCGGCAGATTGACCATTCACCTTTCATGGTTATTTTGTGAATGAGCAACTAGCGGAAGAAAATACGTCTAGAGCTGTTTCAGATGAGTTGCCAGAGTTCCTGTTCACACCCATGCAAGCGAGTGGGTGATTTTTGTTAGATCTTCGAGATGTGAATAGCCCAGCGG AAGCCAGCTGGTTTGAAGAGAATT GTGGCGAGGCCATTAAGGCAGTGAAACTGTGCAGGGAGTCAGCTGGCCAACTCGGTATAGCATGGTATGATGGATGGCAACATATCAATCAGAAAGTTAAACTGTTGGTTCATGCTTTGGGGGGAAAATATTATGACAGGACAGACTGTGTGGTGGAAAAGGGCCCTAACACAAGTGAGGATAAGCAATTTGCTGCTTCTTTGAAAGGCAAAATAGGAAACAACCATTATTGTAATAAGATAAATAAAAGCGGCACAGTTAAATATTCTGAAATCAAAATGGATAAGTTAATGAGTTCTACAAGTATATGGT CTTTAAAACCACCAGTTTGTTATAAAATGAAACATCGGTCCAAAttacaaaagacaaacaaacccaaacccaaactttgA